Proteins found in one Balaenoptera musculus isolate JJ_BM4_2016_0621 chromosome 4, mBalMus1.pri.v3, whole genome shotgun sequence genomic segment:
- the LOC118894072 gene encoding keratin-associated protein 15-1, translating into MSFNCSSGNFSLSLGGYLGYPVSTYDSFYHSNISYPHPSTFQLGSSLHGGCQETFFKPTSFQTPWAVTRSYQTSYFHPKNIIFHSPCQTNYTGSLGLRNTGPGSFGYGNTGFQSLGCGSSFCCPTYFSSRNCQSSCYQPAFSSRFFG; encoded by the coding sequence ATGTCTTTCAACTGCAGCTCTGGaaacttctccctctcccttggaGGTTACCTGGGGTACCCAGTTTCCACCTATGATTCTTTCTACCACAGCAATATAAGctacccccaccccagcactTTCCAGCTGGGCTCCTCTCTCCACGGTGGTTGTCAGGAGACCTTCTTTAAGCCCACCAGCTTCCAGACACCCTGGGCTGTGACCAGATCCTACCAGACATCCTACTTCCATCCAAAAAATATCATCTTCCACAGTCCCTGCCAAACAAATTACACTGGATCTCTAGGTTTGCGAAATACTGGCCCTGGATCTTTTGGTTATGGAAATACTGGCTTCCAGTCTCTGGGGTGTGGATCCAGCTTCTGCTGCCCAACTTACTTTTCTTCCAGGAATTGCCAGTCATCTTGTTACCAACCAGCCTTCAGCTCTCGCTTTTTTGGATAA